A window from Bos indicus isolate NIAB-ARS_2022 breed Sahiwal x Tharparkar chromosome 1, NIAB-ARS_B.indTharparkar_mat_pri_1.0, whole genome shotgun sequence encodes these proteins:
- the PPP1R2 gene encoding protein phosphatase inhibitor 2, with the protein MAASTASHRPIKGILKNKSSTTSSVVSSAEQPGKSVDEELSKKSQKWDEMNILATYHPADKDYGLMKIDEPSTPYHSMVADDEDALSDSETTEALTPDILARKLTAAAAESLEPKYRVREQESSGDEDSDLSPEEREKKRQFEMKRKLHYNEGLNIKLARQLISKDLNDEEEDEEMSETAAGESMNMEESSQGSATSDQLQNKSQSS; encoded by the exons ATGGCGGCCTCGACGGCCTCGCACCGGCCCATCAAGGGGATCCTGAAGAACAAGAGCTCTACGACTTCCTCTGTGGTGTCCTCGGCCGAACAGCCCGGCAAGAGTGTCGACGAAGAGCTGAG taaaaagtCCCAGAAGTGGGATGAAATGAACATCCTGGCGACCTATCATCCAGCAGACAAAGACTACGGTTTAATGAAGATAGACGAGCCTAGCACTCCTTACCACAG TATGGTAGCTGATGATGAAGATGCATTGAGTGATTCAGAAACCACTGAAGCCCTGACCCCAGATATCTTAGCTCGGAA attaactgctgctgctgctgaaagcTTGGAACCAAAGTATCGAGTTCGTGAACAAGAAAGCAGTGGAGATGAGGATAGTGACCTCTCACCTGAAGAACGAG AAAAAAAGCGACAGTTTGAAATGAAAAGGAAGCTTCACTACAATGAAGGACTGAATATTAAGTTAGCTagacaattaatctcaaaagacCTAAAtgatgaggaggaggatgaagaaaTGTCAGAgactgcagctggagaaagcatGAATATGGAAGAATCAAGTCAAG GATCTGCTACAAGTGACCAACTGCAAAACAAATCACAGAGTTCAtag